Proteins encoded within one genomic window of Sphingosinicella ginsenosidimutans:
- a CDS encoding RDD family protein, translating into MAEFAAVSRRTLAGRRRSLVTPEGVDLHLSLAEGNQRIGAFLLDLVIMIGALIALFLICLFTFAAIGSAVGAEIAGVIFLLGFLVLRCFYFILMEMGPRAATFGKRALGIRVVARNGERLTADRVIARNLMREIEFYLPLTFLLYNNAQGVGDALTGLAGLIWAGLFLLFPLFNKDRLRVGDLLAGTWVVNTPPRQLGHEIGAPPGVPPQQQFTEEQLDAYGIFELQTLERVLRDDQPDAIATVAATIRGKIGAPDHGYDRDFLVAYYDAARARMERGLLFGRRREDKYDRPGPL; encoded by the coding sequence ATGGCTGAGTTCGCCGCCGTCAGCCGACGCACCCTCGCCGGGCGCCGCCGCAGCCTGGTGACGCCCGAAGGGGTCGATCTTCACCTCAGCCTGGCCGAGGGCAATCAGCGGATCGGCGCGTTTCTCCTCGATCTCGTCATCATGATCGGCGCGCTCATCGCGCTGTTTCTGATCTGCCTGTTCACCTTCGCGGCGATCGGCTCGGCCGTCGGGGCCGAGATTGCCGGTGTGATCTTCCTGCTCGGCTTTCTCGTGCTGCGGTGCTTCTACTTCATCCTGATGGAAATGGGGCCGCGCGCCGCGACCTTCGGCAAGCGCGCGCTGGGCATCCGCGTCGTCGCCCGGAACGGCGAGCGATTGACCGCGGATCGCGTGATCGCCCGCAACCTGATGCGCGAGATCGAATTCTACCTGCCGCTCACTTTCCTCCTCTACAATAACGCGCAGGGCGTCGGCGATGCGCTGACGGGCCTGGCGGGGCTCATCTGGGCCGGGCTGTTCCTGCTCTTCCCCCTTTTCAACAAGGACAGGCTTCGCGTCGGCGACCTGTTGGCGGGGACCTGGGTCGTGAACACGCCGCCGCGCCAGCTCGGCCATGAGATCGGCGCCCCGCCCGGCGTGCCGCCGCAGCAGCAGTTCACCGAAGAGCAGCTCGACGCCTATGGCATTTTCGAGCTTCAGACACTCGAGCGCGTGCTTCGCGACGACCAGCCGGACGCGATCGCCACCGTCGCGGCGACGATCCGCGGAAAGATCGGCGCGCCGGATCACGGCTATGATCGCGATTTCCTGGTCGCCTATTACGACGCGGCCCGCGCCCGCATGGAGCGCGGCCTCCTCTTCGGCCGGCGCCGGGAGGACAAATATGACCGGCCGGGTCCGCTCTAG
- a CDS encoding stage II sporulation protein M, protein MSGSTDRSGLRAAREADWARLEDILRRAERGSIKALPDEELLALPVLYRGALSSLSVARETSLDHALVTYLEGLCARAYFFVYGVRTSPGQRLAAFFVHDWPAAVRALWRETLISLALTVIGTLSGYLLVSADPAWYASFVPPELAGGRDFSADTNFLRETLYHPSGASGLGFFSTFLFTHNSQVTIMCFALGFAFAVPTAMLLIYNGAMLGAILALYISHGLGTGIGGWLIIHGSTEMFAIILGGAAGIRIGWAIVFPGDATRIDAAASAGRTAATAMAGVVVMLMCAGLLEGYGRQLVTSDVARYAIGLAMLAWWLGYYYLPRRRRIAENG, encoded by the coding sequence GTGAGCGGTTCAACCGACAGGAGCGGCCTTCGCGCCGCCCGCGAAGCGGATTGGGCGCGGCTGGAGGACATCCTGCGCCGCGCCGAACGTGGCTCGATAAAAGCGCTTCCCGACGAGGAGCTGCTCGCGCTCCCCGTCCTGTATCGCGGCGCGCTCTCCTCGCTCTCCGTGGCTCGCGAAACCTCGCTCGATCACGCGCTCGTTACCTATCTCGAAGGCCTTTGCGCGCGCGCCTATTTCTTCGTCTATGGCGTGCGTACCTCCCCAGGTCAGCGGCTCGCGGCCTTCTTCGTCCACGATTGGCCGGCGGCTGTGCGCGCCCTGTGGCGCGAAACCTTGATCTCCTTGGCGCTCACGGTGATCGGCACGCTATCGGGCTACCTGCTCGTGAGCGCGGACCCCGCCTGGTATGCGAGCTTCGTCCCGCCCGAGCTGGCCGGCGGCCGCGATTTTTCCGCCGATACGAATTTCCTGCGGGAAACGCTCTACCATCCGAGCGGTGCGAGCGGCCTCGGCTTCTTCTCGACCTTCCTGTTCACCCATAACAGCCAGGTCACGATCATGTGCTTCGCCCTCGGCTTCGCCTTCGCGGTGCCGACGGCGATGCTGCTGATCTACAATGGCGCGATGCTCGGCGCCATCCTGGCGCTCTACATCTCGCACGGCCTCGGAACGGGGATTGGCGGCTGGCTCATCATCCATGGCTCGACCGAGATGTTCGCGATCATCCTTGGCGGCGCGGCCGGAATCCGGATCGGCTGGGCGATCGTCTTTCCCGGCGACGCGACGCGGATCGACGCGGCGGCCAGCGCCGGCCGCACCGCTGCAACCGCCATGGCGGGCGTCGTCGTCATGCTGATGTGCGCGGGTCTCCTCGAAGGCTATGGCCGGCAGCTCGTCACCAGCGACGTGGCCCGTTATGCGATCGGCCTCGCCATGCTCGCCTGGTGGCTCGGCTATTATTATCTCCCGCGCCGCCGCCGGATCGCCGAAAATGGCTGA
- a CDS encoding DUF58 domain-containing protein — protein MIYPTRRMILVAAAIAPAALVLGLVLPAWWTAGLALLVFLILLAGVDMLAGVPTRSIAVTCEGPGSVGVGESFSILARLRFERQAPGFAEAALGMDGPIAAPQGWRANVDLVGDGGSAAFALIAERRGTIRLEAIWTRWTGPLGLIWKQRRLVLDQAILVLPNIRPVREDAARIVNRDAMHGLIAQMQLGEGAEFEALAEFRQGMDRRAIDWKQSARHTALLAKEYRTERNNNVVMALDAGRAMCEPIGGVPRIDRAASAALLTAYVALKEGDRVGFFAFDSRPRASSAPIAGPRAFPMLQRVAAGIDYSDNETNYTLALATLAGSLSRRSLVIVFTEFADTISAELMLSALGPLLKRHVVLFVVLKDEELEAFTAAEPAEADDVSRAVMAAALLRERALVLTRLRHLGVEVVEAAASQAGPALVQAYLDIKRRSLI, from the coding sequence TTGATCTATCCGACGCGCCGGATGATCCTCGTCGCCGCCGCGATCGCGCCGGCCGCGCTGGTGCTCGGCCTCGTCCTGCCCGCCTGGTGGACCGCGGGGCTCGCGCTGCTGGTGTTCCTCATCCTGCTCGCCGGGGTCGATATGCTTGCCGGCGTTCCGACGCGCAGCATCGCTGTGACCTGCGAAGGGCCGGGATCGGTCGGCGTCGGCGAATCTTTCTCCATCCTCGCCCGGCTGCGGTTCGAAAGGCAAGCGCCCGGCTTCGCCGAGGCGGCGCTCGGCATGGATGGGCCGATCGCCGCGCCGCAGGGCTGGCGCGCCAACGTCGATCTCGTCGGCGATGGGGGCAGCGCCGCCTTCGCGCTCATCGCCGAGCGGCGCGGCACCATCCGGCTGGAGGCGATCTGGACGCGCTGGACCGGACCGCTCGGCCTCATCTGGAAACAGCGCCGCCTCGTCCTCGACCAGGCAATTCTGGTTCTCCCCAATATCCGCCCGGTGCGCGAGGATGCCGCGCGCATCGTCAATCGCGATGCAATGCACGGCCTCATCGCCCAGATGCAGCTTGGCGAGGGCGCGGAATTCGAGGCGCTCGCCGAATTCCGCCAGGGCATGGACCGGCGCGCGATCGACTGGAAGCAATCGGCCCGCCACACCGCCCTTCTCGCCAAGGAGTATCGCACCGAGCGCAACAACAATGTCGTGATGGCGCTCGATGCCGGCCGGGCGATGTGCGAGCCGATCGGCGGCGTGCCGCGTATCGATCGCGCCGCTTCGGCCGCGCTGCTCACCGCCTATGTGGCCTTGAAGGAGGGCGACCGCGTCGGCTTCTTCGCCTTCGATTCACGACCGCGCGCGTCGAGCGCGCCGATCGCCGGCCCGCGCGCTTTCCCGATGCTTCAGCGGGTCGCCGCCGGGATCGACTATTCGGACAACGAGACCAATTACACGCTCGCGCTCGCGACGCTTGCCGGGTCGCTGTCGCGACGCTCGCTCGTCATCGTCTTCACCGAATTCGCCGATACGATCAGCGCCGAGCTGATGCTCTCGGCGCTCGGCCCCCTGCTCAAGCGCCATGTCGTCCTGTTCGTCGTGCTGAAGGACGAGGAGCTTGAAGCCTTCACCGCCGCCGAGCCGGCCGAAGCCGACGATGTCAGCCGCGCGGTGATGGCCGCCGCGCTGCTGCGCGAGCGGGCGCTGGTGCTGACCCGCCTGCGCCATCTCGGCGTCGAAGTGGTCGAGGCGGCGGCCAGCCAGGCGGGGCCGGCTCTGGTCCAGGCCTATCTCGACATCAAGCGGCGGAGCCTGATCTGA
- a CDS encoding AAA family ATPase — translation MNVTEVKDLAEEIRQEIRRAIVGQDEAVELMLIALFSSGHILLEGPPGTAKTFLAQCFARVLGLDFGRIQFTPDLMPGDILGSNLFNFQTSQFTLTRGPIFCELLLADEINRTPPKTQAALLEAMQERAVTIDGETHRLPDHFMVIATQNPIEQQGVYPLPEAQLDRFLFKHVMAYPSAEEEKRIVAAHGARFGAPRAEDWGIEAKVDRARLADLSSAVAAVPMVDAVTDYIVALTRATREAPDLETGASPRAAAMLAGAARARAALEGRDYVLPDDVKALAPAVLRHRVILSAAAEIEGRPVESVITRLIDEVGAPR, via the coding sequence ATGAACGTCACTGAGGTGAAGGATCTGGCGGAAGAGATTCGCCAGGAGATACGGCGCGCCATCGTCGGCCAGGACGAGGCGGTCGAGCTGATGCTGATCGCGCTTTTCTCCTCCGGCCATATCCTGCTCGAAGGCCCGCCGGGGACGGCCAAGACCTTCCTCGCCCAATGTTTCGCGCGTGTGCTCGGCCTCGATTTCGGTCGCATCCAGTTCACGCCGGACCTGATGCCCGGCGACATCCTCGGCTCCAACCTGTTCAACTTCCAGACCAGCCAGTTCACGCTCACTCGCGGGCCGATCTTCTGCGAACTGCTCCTGGCCGACGAGATCAACCGCACCCCGCCGAAAACGCAGGCCGCGCTCCTCGAGGCGATGCAGGAGCGGGCCGTCACCATCGACGGAGAGACGCACCGCCTGCCCGATCACTTCATGGTGATCGCGACCCAGAACCCGATCGAGCAGCAGGGCGTCTATCCGCTGCCGGAGGCGCAGCTCGATCGTTTCCTGTTCAAGCATGTGATGGCCTATCCCTCCGCCGAGGAGGAGAAGCGCATCGTGGCCGCGCATGGCGCCCGCTTCGGCGCGCCCCGGGCCGAGGATTGGGGGATCGAGGCCAAGGTCGATCGCGCGCGCCTTGCCGACCTCAGCAGCGCCGTCGCAGCCGTGCCGATGGTCGATGCGGTGACCGACTATATCGTCGCGCTGACGCGGGCGACGCGCGAGGCGCCGGACCTCGAAACCGGCGCATCGCCGCGCGCCGCCGCGATGCTCGCCGGCGCGGCCCGGGCGCGCGCCGCGCTCGAGGGGCGCGATTATGTGCTCCCCGACGACGTCAAGGCGCTCGCGCCCGCGGTGCTGCGCCACCGCGTCATCCTTTCGGCCGCGGCCGAGATCGAGGGCCGCCCGGTCGAAAGCGTGATCACCCGCCTGATCGACGAGGTTGGAGCGCCCCGTTGA
- a CDS encoding DUF4350 domain-containing protein, with amino-acid sequence MSARGQPFDPTVVVGIIVAGLIAFGALILLLAFGSDLNRPGTGSPGRGHALSRSAIGFSGLVALAGEFREVRLVRDPADLDDENLVVVTLEPLGSPGDFERLLDRRGSRPTLVILPKWATVADPRHRGWVRSIGPGAGAIGARLLGKDVGIDIARNTDRARVEGRSFLRGLSIAAPESPQIITADNLEPLLTLPDGATLLARLPNRAIYVAADPDLFDNLGLKNPETARAALRILDELNETGARRIDFDLTMNGEGGVEERHPNMLRTAFGPPFLAMTLAMLVAALLAGLHGAVRFGPARRAARALPFGKSALVENSAGLIRLARREPSLGGAYAAVLRHEAARAAAAPQWLSDEQLDAYLDRLTRPGAEPFSTLAARLGEAQDRAGLIEAARALFQWKKDAIR; translated from the coding sequence GTGAGCGCGCGCGGCCAGCCCTTCGATCCGACGGTGGTCGTCGGCATCATCGTCGCCGGCCTGATCGCCTTCGGGGCCCTCATCCTGCTGCTGGCCTTCGGGAGCGATCTCAACCGGCCGGGCACTGGCTCTCCCGGCCGCGGCCATGCCCTGTCGCGCTCCGCCATCGGGTTCAGCGGCCTCGTCGCGCTCGCCGGGGAATTCCGCGAGGTCCGACTCGTGCGCGATCCAGCCGATCTCGACGATGAGAACCTGGTCGTCGTCACCCTCGAACCACTGGGCAGCCCAGGCGATTTCGAGCGGCTGCTCGATCGTCGCGGCAGCCGGCCGACGCTCGTCATCCTCCCGAAATGGGCGACGGTTGCCGACCCCCGCCATCGCGGTTGGGTCCGCTCGATCGGCCCCGGCGCCGGGGCGATCGGCGCCCGGCTGCTCGGCAAGGATGTCGGCATCGATATCGCGCGCAACACGGACCGGGCACGCGTGGAAGGACGATCCTTCCTCCGGGGCCTGTCGATCGCGGCGCCCGAATCGCCCCAGATCATCACCGCCGACAACCTCGAACCGCTGCTGACCTTGCCTGATGGCGCGACCCTGCTGGCGCGGCTTCCGAACCGGGCAATCTACGTCGCCGCCGATCCCGACCTGTTCGACAATCTGGGGCTGAAGAACCCGGAGACGGCGCGCGCCGCGCTCAGGATCCTCGACGAGCTGAACGAAACCGGCGCGCGGCGGATCGACTTCGATCTTACGATGAATGGCGAGGGAGGCGTCGAGGAGCGTCATCCCAACATGCTGCGCACCGCGTTCGGGCCGCCCTTCCTCGCGATGACGCTCGCGATGCTGGTCGCCGCGCTGCTCGCCGGCCTGCATGGCGCCGTCCGCTTCGGCCCCGCCCGGCGCGCGGCGCGCGCGCTGCCCTTCGGCAAATCCGCGCTGGTGGAAAACAGCGCCGGGCTCATCCGCCTCGCGCGGCGCGAGCCGAGCCTCGGCGGTGCCTATGCCGCGGTGCTGCGCCATGAAGCCGCCCGCGCGGCCGCGGCGCCGCAATGGCTGAGCGACGAGCAGCTCGACGCCTATCTCGACCGGCTGACCCGGCCCGGCGCCGAACCTTTCAGCACGCTGGCCGCGCGGCTCGGCGAGGCCCAAGACCGCGCCGGCCTGATCGAGGCCGCGCGGGCCCTGTTTCAATGGAAGAAGGACGCGATCCGGTGA
- a CDS encoding MarR family winged helix-turn-helix transcriptional regulator yields the protein MGRRKNPPQSNSAQEIASSLARERPDLDPADYLHIIYIRRLGRLLDRIDNQYSLERFGISSSDARVLRALRRAGEPYALRPTELFRRLLVTSGAITKQVDRLAAAGLVERGPDPSHAGGFLIRLTDRGRDMADESLTKLAQAFPIVGEPSPLSPRERQKLAQLCEKMLNAVEDRMRLD from the coding sequence ATGGGCAGGAGGAAGAATCCGCCCCAGTCGAACAGCGCTCAGGAAATCGCCTCGTCGCTTGCGCGGGAGCGGCCCGATCTCGACCCGGCCGACTATCTCCACATCATTTATATCCGGCGACTTGGAAGACTTTTGGACCGGATCGACAATCAATATAGCCTCGAGCGGTTCGGGATAAGCAGCTCCGACGCGCGGGTGCTTCGCGCACTTCGCCGGGCCGGGGAGCCTTATGCGCTCCGGCCGACCGAATTGTTCCGGCGGCTGCTCGTCACGTCGGGGGCGATCACCAAGCAGGTCGATCGGCTCGCCGCGGCCGGCCTGGTCGAGCGCGGGCCCGATCCTTCACATGCCGGCGGTTTCCTGATCCGGTTGACCGATCGTGGACGCGATATGGCGGACGAATCGCTGACGAAGCTCGCTCAGGCCTTTCCGATCGTCGGAGAGCCCTCGCCGCTCAGCCCGCGGGAACGGCAGAAGCTCGCGCAGCTTTGCGAGAAAATGCTGAACGCGGTGGAAGATCGGATGCGGCTCGACTGA
- a CDS encoding 2-hydroxyacid dehydrogenase, with protein MSAELFVAVPLLPEVRALVASRRDAAFNLSGRTMGIAEIAGASAGARTLIVSPANRMDEAAIAALAPSVEILGTYSVGHEHIDLAAAQARGLRVLHTPDVLTDAVAETAMLLMLGAARRATESIELLRSGAWAGWNPTELVGLQVTGRRMGIYGMGRIGQRIARRARGFDMEIHYRTRRPLAPEVEQGAIYHEAEESFFAACDVLMLACPVTPETTGLLDAARIALLPKDAIVVNIARGAVVDDDALISALRDRRIAGAGLDVFNNEPNLDRRYLDLPNAFLMPHIGSSTMTARIDMAASLLDSLDAIDRGDADGVREVIAGQ; from the coding sequence ATGTCAGCCGAGCTGTTCGTCGCGGTGCCGCTGCTGCCCGAGGTGCGGGCGCTGGTGGCCTCGCGCCGCGATGCCGCCTTCAACCTCTCGGGCCGGACCATGGGCATCGCCGAGATCGCCGGGGCGAGCGCCGGTGCGCGCACTCTCATCGTCTCGCCCGCCAACCGGATGGACGAGGCTGCGATCGCTGCGTTGGCGCCATCGGTGGAGATCCTCGGCACTTATTCGGTCGGCCATGAGCATATCGATCTCGCCGCGGCACAGGCGCGCGGGCTGCGCGTGCTCCACACGCCCGACGTCCTCACCGATGCGGTTGCCGAGACCGCGATGCTGCTGATGCTCGGCGCCGCGCGCCGCGCGACCGAGAGCATCGAACTGCTTCGGTCGGGCGCCTGGGCGGGCTGGAACCCGACCGAGCTGGTCGGGCTTCAGGTGACCGGACGGCGCATGGGCATCTATGGCATGGGCCGGATCGGACAGCGGATCGCGCGGCGCGCGCGCGGCTTCGACATGGAGATCCATTACCGCACCCGCCGCCCGCTGGCGCCCGAGGTGGAGCAGGGCGCAATCTACCACGAGGCGGAGGAAAGTTTCTTCGCCGCCTGCGACGTGCTGATGCTCGCCTGTCCGGTCACGCCCGAGACGACGGGCCTGCTCGATGCGGCGCGGATCGCGCTGCTGCCGAAGGATGCGATCGTGGTGAACATCGCGCGCGGCGCGGTGGTCGACGATGACGCGTTGATCTCCGCTCTGCGCGATCGGCGGATCGCTGGGGCCGGGCTCGACGTGTTCAACAACGAGCCCAATCTCGATCGACGCTATCTCGATCTGCCCAACGCCTTCCTGATGCCGCATATCGGCAGCTCGACGATGACCGCGCGGATCGACATGGCGGCGAGCCTGCTCGATTCGCTCGACGCCATCGATCGCGGCGACGCCGACGGGGTGCGCGAGGTGATTGCGGGGCAGTGA
- a CDS encoding glycerate kinase type-2 family protein — translation MTDPRRFLRMMFDMAVASAQPANVIPGHLPEPPPGRLVVLGAGKASAAMARAVEDHWPGALSGLVVTRYGHAVPCRRIEIVEAGHPIPDEAGLDASRRMMAIAAGLGPDDLALCLMSGGGSALLAMPVPPLTLDDERALSEMLLRSGVPIGGMNLVRRHLSAIKGGRLAAACHPARVLSLLISDVPGDDPIDIASGPTVGDPTTCAEALALIDRHGLQVPAAARHLLVTGAAESVKPGDPRLARAGARIIAAPRLALEAAAGVARAAGLPVTMLGDAIEGEAREVARAMAARTLATARPCVLLSGGETTVTVRGRGRGGRNAEFLLALAIALDGAPGIHALAADTDGIDGVGEVAGAIIGPDSLARARALGIDPAAALADNDAHAFFAALGDGIVTGPTFTNVNDFRAILVA, via the coding sequence GTGACCGATCCCCGCCGGTTCCTTCGCATGATGTTCGATATGGCCGTCGCCTCCGCGCAGCCGGCGAACGTCATTCCGGGACATCTCCCCGAACCGCCGCCGGGCCGCCTCGTCGTGCTTGGCGCGGGCAAGGCGTCCGCGGCGATGGCGCGGGCGGTGGAGGATCATTGGCCGGGCGCGCTTTCCGGGCTGGTCGTCACCCGCTACGGCCACGCCGTCCCCTGCCGCCGGATCGAGATTGTCGAGGCGGGCCATCCGATCCCGGACGAAGCGGGCCTCGATGCATCGCGACGGATGATGGCGATCGCGGCCGGCCTCGGCCCGGACGATCTCGCTTTGTGCCTGATGTCGGGCGGCGGATCGGCGCTGCTGGCGATGCCCGTGCCGCCGCTCACCCTCGACGACGAGCGCGCGTTGAGCGAGATGCTGCTTCGCTCCGGCGTCCCGATCGGCGGCATGAACCTGGTGCGGCGGCACCTCTCCGCGATCAAGGGCGGCCGCCTCGCCGCCGCCTGCCATCCGGCGCGGGTGCTCAGCCTGCTCATTTCCGACGTGCCCGGCGACGATCCGATCGACATCGCCTCCGGCCCCACCGTCGGCGATCCAACGACCTGCGCCGAAGCGCTGGCGCTGATCGACCGGCACGGACTTCAGGTGCCGGCGGCGGCGCGCCATCTGCTTGTCACCGGCGCGGCGGAATCGGTGAAGCCGGGCGATCCCCGGCTCGCGCGCGCGGGGGCGAGGATCATCGCCGCGCCGCGACTGGCGCTGGAGGCGGCGGCCGGGGTCGCCCGGGCGGCGGGCCTGCCGGTCACGATGCTCGGCGATGCCATCGAAGGGGAGGCGCGTGAGGTCGCCCGCGCGATGGCGGCGAGGACGCTGGCCACGGCGCGGCCTTGCGTGCTCCTGTCCGGCGGCGAGACGACGGTGACGGTGCGGGGGCGTGGGCGAGGCGGGCGGAATGCCGAATTCCTGCTTGCCCTCGCCATCGCCCTCGACGGCGCGCCGGGCATCCACGCGCTCGCGGCCGACACGGACGGGATCGACGGCGTCGGGGAGGTGGCCGGCGCGATCATCGGCCCCGACAGTCTCGCCCGCGCCCGCGCGCTCGGCATCGATCCCGCCGCCGCGCTCGCCGACAATGATGCCCACGCCTTCTTCGCCGCGCTGGGCGATGGGATCGTCACCGGTCCGACCTTCACCAACGTGAACGATTTCCGGGCGATCCTCGTCGCCTAG
- a CDS encoding aldo/keto reductase family protein produces the protein MKYRRLGQSDLKVSEISLGSWLTFGVGVEADAARACIDKAFDVGINFIDTANIYGRGAAERFLGEALAGRPRDSYVLATKLYFPMTETDRGLSAAQVEKQLDASLQRLRTDHVDLYQCHRYDEETPLEETMQALTRAVESGKTRYIGFSEWPADKIRAAIEMAGVARFVSSQPQYSLLWREPEAEVIPLCAANGISQIVWSPLGQGVLTGKYDPDSPPPADSRANDPEMGGWMDRFMDRPILAAVQKLKPVAADAGLSLAQFALAWVLREPNVASAIIGASRPSQVVENAAASDATVDPALFAQAERIMAEALD, from the coding sequence ATGAAATATCGCAGGCTTGGCCAGAGCGACCTGAAGGTCTCCGAAATCTCGCTCGGCTCGTGGCTCACGTTCGGCGTCGGGGTCGAGGCCGATGCGGCGCGTGCCTGTATCGACAAGGCGTTCGATGTCGGGATCAACTTCATCGACACCGCGAATATCTATGGCCGCGGCGCGGCGGAACGCTTTCTGGGTGAGGCGCTCGCCGGCCGGCCGCGCGACTCCTACGTGCTCGCGACGAAGCTCTATTTCCCGATGACGGAGACCGATCGCGGTCTTTCGGCGGCGCAGGTGGAAAAGCAGCTGGACGCGTCGTTGCAGCGGCTGCGGACCGACCATGTCGATCTCTATCAATGCCATCGCTACGACGAGGAGACGCCGCTCGAGGAGACGATGCAGGCGCTGACCCGCGCGGTGGAGAGCGGGAAGACCCGCTATATCGGCTTTTCCGAATGGCCCGCCGACAAGATCCGCGCGGCGATCGAGATGGCAGGCGTGGCCCGCTTCGTCTCGAGCCAGCCGCAATATTCCCTGCTGTGGCGGGAGCCCGAGGCGGAGGTGATCCCGCTCTGCGCAGCCAACGGCATCTCGCAGATCGTCTGGTCGCCATTGGGACAGGGCGTGCTGACCGGCAAATATGATCCGGATTCGCCGCCGCCCGCCGACAGCCGCGCCAACGATCCGGAGATGGGCGGCTGGATGGATCGCTTCATGGACCGGCCGATCCTCGCGGCGGTGCAGAAGCTGAAGCCGGTCGCCGCGGATGCGGGGCTCAGCCTCGCCCAGTTCGCGCTCGCCTGGGTGCTGCGCGAGCCGAATGTCGCCTCGGCGATCATCGGCGCCTCGCGGCCATCTCAGGTGGTCGAGAATGCAGCGGCGTCCGACGCCACGGTCGATCCGGCCCTGTTCGCACAGGCCGAGCGGATCATGGCCGAGGCGCTCGACTGA